One window from the genome of Deltaproteobacteria bacterium CG2_30_66_27 encodes:
- a CDS encoding branched chain amino acid aminotransferase gives MQITVTQVAENRRRPKPNRGEKLGFGNRFSDHMFLMDFASGKGWGNARIVPYGPLSLAPSAMVLHYGQEIFEGMKAYFARDGAVCLFRPDQNAERLNRSAARMCLPEIPVEDQFAALRALVRLDREWIPRDEGASLYIRPTMIGTEAGLGVRPSAEVLFFIITGPVGAYYARGFDPVRILVEETYVRAARGGTGEAKTGGNYAASLLAAKKAKEKGFDQVLWLDAEHRRFVEEVGTMNIFFVLRGELVTPPLSGSILPGVTRDTVLTLAREWKIPVAERPVEIDEILKGAADGTLSETFGSGTAAVISPVGSFSCHGKEIQVGRGRTGEFSLRLYREITGIQYGEIEDRHHWIRRVE, from the coding sequence ATGCAGATCACGGTGACGCAGGTGGCGGAAAACCGGCGGCGGCCGAAGCCGAACCGCGGGGAAAAGCTCGGGTTCGGGAACCGCTTCTCTGACCACATGTTCCTGATGGACTTCGCGTCGGGAAAGGGATGGGGAAACGCGCGCATCGTCCCGTACGGGCCGCTGTCGCTCGCCCCTTCCGCGATGGTCCTGCACTACGGGCAGGAGATCTTCGAGGGGATGAAGGCGTACTTCGCGCGGGACGGCGCCGTCTGCCTCTTCCGTCCCGACCAAAACGCGGAGCGGCTGAACCGGTCGGCCGCGCGCATGTGCCTGCCGGAGATCCCGGTCGAAGACCAGTTCGCCGCCCTCCGGGCCCTGGTGCGGCTCGACCGGGAGTGGATCCCGAGGGACGAGGGGGCCTCCCTCTACATCCGTCCCACGATGATCGGAACCGAAGCGGGGCTGGGCGTTCGCCCGTCGGCGGAGGTCCTCTTCTTCATCATCACCGGCCCGGTGGGTGCGTACTACGCGCGGGGGTTCGACCCCGTTCGCATCCTCGTCGAGGAGACGTACGTGCGCGCGGCCCGCGGGGGCACGGGGGAGGCGAAAACGGGAGGGAACTACGCGGCGAGCCTCCTCGCGGCGAAGAAAGCCAAGGAGAAGGGGTTCGACCAGGTCCTGTGGCTCGATGCGGAACATCGTCGCTTCGTGGAAGAGGTCGGGACGATGAACATCTTCTTCGTGCTCCGCGGCGAACTGGTCACCCCGCCGCTCTCCGGGTCGATCCTCCCCGGAGTGACGCGGGACACGGTCCTCACGCTCGCGCGGGAGTGGAAGATCCCGGTGGCGGAGCGCCCCGTGGAGATCGACGAGATCCTGAAAGGCGCCGCCGACGGAACGCTCTCGGAGACGTTCGGCTCGGGGACGGCGGCGGTCATCTCCCCGGTGGGTTCCTTCTCCTGCCATGGGAAGGAGATCCAGGTCGGCCGGGGCCGGACGGGGGAATTTTCCCTGCGCCTCTACCGGGAGATCACGGGAATCCAGTACGGGGAGATCGAGGACCGTCACCATTGGATCCGCAGGGTCGAGTGA
- a CDS encoding NADPH:quinone oxidoreductase, with product MNALLCTAFGPLENLEVREIQPPRPGPGQVLVDVKAASLNFPDVLMAQGLYQVKPPLPFSPGTEIAGVIVEVGTDVRGFRAGDRVSAIAGWGGFAEACAVDAGWVTPLPGGMDFETGAAFLFTYETSLHALRDRGRLEAGETLLVLGAAGGVGLAAVEIGKVMGARVIAAASSEEKLALCRKVGADETINYAFGNLRDRVKERTGGKGVDVVYDPVGGPYTESALRATAWGGRLLVVGFAAGDIPKIPINLALLKERSIIGVYWGDSVKQDPEGHLRNVKRLMEWFASGKVRPSISERVPLSEAAAAMRRMVHRQVKGKVVILPEA from the coding sequence ATGAACGCTCTGCTGTGCACCGCTTTCGGTCCGCTGGAGAACCTTGAGGTACGGGAGATCCAGCCCCCGCGTCCAGGTCCCGGCCAGGTCCTGGTCGATGTAAAGGCAGCATCGCTCAACTTCCCCGATGTCTTGATGGCGCAGGGGCTCTACCAGGTGAAGCCGCCGCTTCCCTTTTCTCCCGGCACCGAAATCGCGGGCGTGATCGTCGAGGTCGGAACGGATGTGCGGGGCTTCCGGGCGGGCGACAGGGTCAGCGCCATCGCCGGCTGGGGCGGTTTCGCCGAGGCGTGCGCGGTGGACGCCGGATGGGTGACGCCGCTGCCCGGGGGGATGGACTTCGAAACCGGCGCCGCGTTCCTGTTCACCTATGAAACGTCCCTCCACGCCCTGCGGGACAGGGGCCGTCTCGAGGCCGGCGAAACCTTGCTGGTGCTGGGCGCCGCGGGAGGCGTCGGCCTGGCGGCGGTCGAGATCGGAAAGGTCATGGGCGCCCGCGTCATCGCGGCCGCCTCCAGCGAGGAGAAACTGGCCCTGTGCAGGAAGGTGGGCGCCGATGAGACGATCAACTACGCCTTCGGGAACCTGCGCGATCGCGTCAAGGAACGGACGGGCGGCAAAGGCGTGGACGTCGTCTACGATCCCGTGGGCGGCCCTTACACCGAGAGCGCCCTGCGGGCCACGGCTTGGGGCGGACGGCTCCTGGTGGTCGGGTTCGCCGCCGGGGACATCCCGAAGATTCCCATCAACCTCGCTCTCCTAAAGGAACGCTCCATCATCGGCGTCTACTGGGGGGATTCGGTCAAGCAGGACCCCGAAGGCCACCTGCGCAATGTGAAGCGGTTGATGGAGTGGTTCGCGTCCGGCAAGGTGAGGCCGTCCATCAGCGAACGGGTGCCCCTGAGCGAAGCCGCCGCCGCGATGCGGCGGATGGTGCACCGTCAGGTGAAGGGGAAAGTCGTCATATTGCCGGAAGCCTGA
- a CDS encoding MBL fold metallo-hydrolase, with product MIIKVLGAAGSEVPGHNCPAFLVDERFLLDAGTIALALNIREERTLRWILLSHVHLDHIKGIPFLLDNLVSRRTGNTITVLGGKDVLGDLKKNIFNDRIWPDFTRIPSPGQPSLRYKILGTARPCEIDGYTITMERVDHTVPAYGYIVEDPGKTAIAYTGDTGPTDRFWKRMADHDVKVLITETSFPNRMEKLAMASKHLTPALLGKEIGKMSRPPRQIRIMHLKPQFLQEIESEILALGHDNIGFLKDGEVIRI from the coding sequence ATGATCATCAAGGTTCTGGGCGCCGCGGGCTCCGAGGTACCCGGGCACAACTGCCCGGCGTTTCTGGTCGACGAGAGGTTTCTCCTGGACGCGGGGACGATCGCCCTCGCACTGAACATCCGGGAGGAGCGCACCCTGCGCTGGATCCTCCTCTCCCATGTCCACCTCGATCACATCAAGGGGATCCCCTTCCTCCTGGACAACCTGGTGAGTCGAAGAACGGGGAACACCATCACCGTCCTCGGAGGGAAGGACGTTCTCGGCGACCTGAAGAAAAACATCTTCAATGACAGGATCTGGCCCGATTTCACGAGGATCCCGTCGCCCGGGCAGCCTTCGCTGCGGTACAAGATCCTCGGCACCGCCCGTCCGTGCGAGATCGACGGCTACACGATCACGATGGAGAGGGTCGATCACACCGTTCCGGCGTACGGGTATATCGTCGAGGATCCGGGAAAAACGGCGATCGCCTACACGGGCGACACGGGGCCGACCGATCGTTTCTGGAAGAGGATGGCGGACCACGATGTGAAGGTGCTGATCACGGAAACCTCGTTTCCCAACCGCATGGAAAAACTCGCGATGGCGAGCAAGCACCTTACCCCCGCCCTTCTCGGGAAAGAGATCGGGAAGATGTCCCGGCCCCCGCGACAGATCCGCATCATGCATCTCAAGCCCCAGTTCCTTCAGGAAATCGAGTCGGAGATCCTGGCTCTCGGGCACGATAACATCGGGTTCCTGAAGGACGGCGAAGTGATACGGATCTGA